One genomic window of Actinomycetota bacterium includes the following:
- a CDS encoding glycosyltransferase family 4 protein has protein sequence MKKNNILIISYDVVGSQMAGPGIRYYEFAKTLSDLGEVTLAVPNECDLPTPGFETKRYDYKAPDSLKLFTNDAETIIIQGYILHFFPFLKFFEGKVVVDLYNPFQFESLEMFSYHGMGERLRIASNDLSTIKSQLQLGDLFICANERQRDLWLGMLSSVGRINPKTYDQDKTLRKLIDVVPFGIPAEKPKHTRKVMKGVIENIGSNDKVVLWGGGIWNWLDPITPIKAMGEICRKREDINLIFLGVEHPDPRLPQMKKVSEAIDLSKKMGLYNKNIFFNRWVDYKDRQNFLLESDIGISAHPSHIETRFSFRTRILDYIWAGLPIITTKGDWSHNLVERYSMGKVVDYKDYLGWARAISEMINNTSIYTIYKNNVANQTNNYIWPNVIKPLRGYFKEPYYASDKKYIHILKNKAEDELIEICNNEFKNYNKILLYSNRKDFLFEKLSKEKDINFVPIEFSKDIEKKDDYLRAEIDFHNLEDELKKSKRYEAAIIRSSFKPISYQDLYSIISRILILLKKDGLLGIILPGLPYFSRFVTEQESIDTLLEKYIFTIELLLKNIGFKILDKTVLKYSAIFSRALEESLKDYITKIEEILGEPRIIKLDRKDFRDIKLISRFDILRDDLIEELFYKEINKVKGESTEKEPKVKKRRGIRKYFDFVASLYFENIRRSYNKTMQSINHNVHLQLNRETNQINSLLRNGLLAINSDLEELLSNKLNRILEEVRMIKRSFKLIDTKKLTDHEVDNLRQRIEDISSELSLLENFGMRISKQMVIFAKK, from the coding sequence TTGAAAAAGAATAATATATTAATTATAAGCTACGATGTCGTTGGAAGCCAAATGGCTGGACCAGGAATAAGATACTATGAATTTGCCAAAACTTTATCTGATTTAGGTGAGGTAACCTTGGCTGTTCCAAATGAATGTGACCTACCCACACCAGGTTTTGAGACAAAAAGATATGATTACAAAGCTCCAGATTCACTAAAACTATTTACTAATGATGCTGAAACAATAATTATTCAAGGTTATATATTACATTTCTTTCCATTTCTGAAATTTTTTGAAGGAAAGGTTGTAGTAGATTTGTATAATCCTTTTCAATTTGAGAGCCTGGAGATGTTTAGTTATCATGGTATGGGTGAGAGACTAAGAATCGCAAGTAATGACCTTTCTACAATTAAAAGTCAATTACAACTTGGCGATCTGTTCATTTGTGCTAATGAAAGACAAAGAGATCTCTGGTTAGGTATGTTAAGTTCTGTTGGAAGAATAAATCCAAAGACCTATGATCAGGATAAGACTCTTAGGAAATTGATTGATGTTGTACCATTTGGAATTCCAGCAGAAAAACCCAAACATACGAGGAAAGTTATGAAAGGAGTTATAGAGAATATAGGTTCAAATGATAAAGTCGTTTTATGGGGAGGAGGTATATGGAACTGGTTGGATCCAATAACTCCCATTAAGGCTATGGGAGAAATATGTAGAAAGAGGGAAGATATAAATTTGATCTTTCTTGGTGTAGAACATCCAGATCCGAGACTTCCTCAAATGAAAAAGGTATCTGAAGCAATAGATTTAAGTAAAAAAATGGGACTTTATAATAAGAACATATTTTTTAATAGGTGGGTTGATTATAAAGATAGGCAGAATTTTTTACTTGAATCTGATATCGGAATAAGTGCTCATCCTTCTCATATTGAAACAAGATTTTCATTTAGAACAAGAATACTGGATTACATCTGGGCTGGTTTGCCCATTATTACAACAAAGGGGGATTGGTCTCACAATTTAGTTGAAAGATATAGTATGGGAAAAGTTGTTGATTATAAAGATTATCTGGGATGGGCGAGAGCTATATCAGAAATGATAAACAATACCTCAATTTATACAATCTATAAAAATAATGTAGCTAATCAAACTAATAATTACATATGGCCAAATGTAATTAAACCATTAAGGGGATACTTCAAAGAACCTTATTATGCTTCTGATAAAAAATACATTCATATTTTAAAAAACAAGGCTGAAGATGAGTTAATAGAAATATGTAATAATGAATTTAAAAATTATAATAAGATACTTCTATATTCAAATAGAAAAGATTTTCTATTTGAAAAGCTTAGTAAGGAAAAGGATATAAATTTTGTCCCAATTGAATTTTCAAAAGACATCGAAAAGAAAGATGATTATTTAAGAGCAGAAATAGATTTTCATAATTTAGAAGATGAATTAAAAAAGAGTAAAAGATACGAGGCTGCTATTATAAGAAGTTCATTTAAACCTATTTCCTATCAGGATCTTTATAGTATTATCTCTCGGATATTAATACTACTAAAGAAGGATGGATTATTAGGAATTATATTGCCAGGCTTACCTTATTTCAGTAGATTTGTTACTGAACAAGAATCAATTGATACTCTTTTGGAGAAATATATATTCACTATTGAGCTTCTTTTAAAAAATATAGGGTTTAAGATTTTAGATAAAACCGTTCTTAAATATTCAGCAATATTCAGTAGAGCATTAGAAGAGAGTCTGAAAGATTATATAACAAAAATTGAGGAAATATTAGGTGAACCAAGGATAATAAAGCTTGATAGAAAAGATTTTAGAGATATAAAACTTATTAGTAGATTTGATATTTTAAGAGATGATTTAATAGAAGAGTTATTCTATAAAGAGATTAATAAGGTTAAAGGAGAATCAACAGAAAAGGAACCTAAAGTAAAGAAACGAAGAGGAATAAGAAAGTACTTTGATTTTGTTGCAAGTTTATATTTTGAAAATATTAGAAGAAGTTATAATAAAACAATGCAGTCTATAAATCATAATGTTCACTTACAATTAAACAGGGAAACCAATCAGATAAATTCATTGTTAAGAAATGGTCTCCTGGCTATTAACAGTGACCTGGAAGAATTATTAAGTAACAAACTAAACAGAATTTTAGAAGAAGTAAGAATGATAAAAAGAAGCTTTAAGCTCATTGATACTAAAAAATTAACTGATCATGAAGTGGATAACTTAAGGCAGAGAATAGAAGACATCTCTTCTGAATTAAGTCTTTTAGAAAATTTTGGTATGAGAATATCAAAGCAGATGGTAATATTTGCAAAAAAATAA
- a CDS encoding glycosyltransferase family 2 protein — MSSKPCHKSLKRIKMNEESNFKKVSIIIVSYNSSKFIFDCINSIKNQEYPYYEIIVVDNASSDNSVFIVKENFPEVRIHKLSRNLGFAGAVNLGVNLSSGDIIVLLNPDVIVKENWLLTLTEAFQNEQVGVVGSIILDSNQSFIQHAGAVIHKNGLTEHIELSLKEVSLTDNEKLMEKIKEKIKKEFEKTDIDYVTGASMAIRRSLWDKLCGFDEKYFPGYFEETDFCIKIKNMGYKVILEPKSICIHKQASSSGLFSSTFYYFYHKNRIRFIFKNYSFRKFIYVFLPSEINWIRNKRISKENIPLLKAYLINIINIFSTLHRRKKYIS; from the coding sequence ATGTCTTCGAAACCATGCCACAAATCTCTGAAGAGAATTAAAATGAATGAGGAGTCAAATTTCAAAAAAGTTTCTATAATAATTGTTAGCTATAATAGTTCAAAATTTATATTTGATTGCATAAATTCGATTAAGAATCAAGAATATCCTTATTATGAAATTATTGTTGTTGATAATGCTTCCTCTGACAATTCTGTTTTTATAGTTAAAGAAAATTTTCCCGAAGTAAGAATTCATAAGTTATCAAGAAATCTCGGTTTTGCTGGAGCAGTGAATCTGGGAGTTAATTTATCAAGTGGAGATATAATTGTTCTTTTAAATCCAGATGTTATTGTTAAAGAAAATTGGCTTTTAACCTTAACTGAAGCATTTCAAAATGAGCAAGTAGGAGTAGTAGGAAGTATTATATTAGATAGTAATCAATCATTTATTCAGCATGCTGGAGCAGTAATACACAAAAATGGTTTAACTGAACATATTGAATTAAGTCTTAAAGAGGTTTCTTTAACAGATAATGAAAAGTTAATGGAAAAAATAAAAGAAAAAATAAAAAAAGAGTTTGAAAAAACAGATATAGATTATGTTACAGGTGCATCAATGGCAATTAGAAGAAGTCTCTGGGATAAATTGTGTGGGTTTGATGAAAAATATTTTCCTGGATACTTTGAGGAGACAGATTTTTGCATTAAAATTAAAAATATGGGATATAAGGTAATATTAGAACCAAAATCAATATGCATTCACAAACAAGCATCATCAAGTGGCTTATTTAGTTCAACTTTTTATTATTTTTATCATAAAAATAGAATCAGGTTTATTTTTAAAAACTATAGTTTTAGAAAATTTATTTATGTTTTTTTACCAAGTGAAATAAATTGGATAAGAAACAAAAGGATTTCAAAAGAGAATATACCTCTTTTGAAAGCTTATCTTATAAATATCATAAATATTTTTTCAACTTTACATAGAAGAAAGAAATATATTTCATAA